Proteins from a genomic interval of Papaver somniferum cultivar HN1 chromosome 4, ASM357369v1, whole genome shotgun sequence:
- the LOC113271842 gene encoding uncharacterized protein LOC113271842 has translation MEMLIIIVEEDHRDTEQKYRAITGHTCMRMQNKFGIPAQLVSDNGKQFEGDNITMLLNAFKIQSDKSTPLYPQSNGQVEATNKTIANNLKKKTTRREATGMSPFCLTYGVEAVLATEVIIPTTKTEAWEKNLSADLILTKLDDLEEVREGALQHMKNYQKD, from the exons ATGGAGATGCTGataatcatagtggaggaagatcaccGGGATACAGAGCAAAAATAcagggctattactggccatacatgcatgaggaTGCAAAACAA ATTTGGCATCCCTGCACAATTGGTGTCTGATAATGGGAAGCAGTTTGAAGGCGACAATATAACAATGCTGCTCAAtgcgttcaaaattcaaagtgaCAAATCTACTCCTTTATATCCTCAGAGCAATGGACAAGTAGAAGCTACAAATAAAACAATCGCAAACAACCTGAAGAAAAA aactacAAGAAGAGAAGCAACCGGAATGTCGCCCTTTTGTCTGACATATGGAGTAGAGGCAGTGCTAGCAACAGAAGTAATCATCCCTACCACAAAAACAGAAGCTTGGGAAAAGAATTTAAGTGCGGACTTGATCTTAACAAAGCTAGATGATTTGGAAGAAGTAAGAGAAGGCGCTTTGCAGCACATGAAAAATTATCAAAAAGACTAG
- the LOC113273447 gene encoding uncharacterized protein LOC113273447, which translates to MKSEESIGSVRKIKIMTIQGRGRGVQCNFITKAPLYDADFQAGITGRIHKRDYRGKKVTKVEKGSPVKEWEKTKITFAADEIPEENLTRTDPLVITIAAERRKVGDKTENSEEWAINRTLVDIGSAVDILFYRAFKEMGYRDVDMTCPAYNIHGFNKTVTKPKGEITIILLGEVEVKTTLCVADIESPYNMLLGRPWVHVIKDVASTLDQCIRFQIPSGIGEIRGDVTSAKIFHQVDVKNYEGRAKKRKDRWRKAKELR; encoded by the coding sequence atgaaaagcgAAGAATCTATAGGATctgtaagaaaaataaaaatcatgacGATACAAGGAAGAGGTAGAGGTGTACAGTGTAATTTTATAACTAAAGCACCACTTTATGATGCGGATTTTCAAGCAGGAATCactggaagaatacataaacgagattataGAGGAAAGAAGGTGACGAAGGTGGAAAAAGGATCTCCTGTAAAAGAGTGGGAAAAAACGAAGATAACGTTTGCAGCAGATGAAATTCCGGAAGAAAATTTAACACGAACAGATCCATTGGTGATTACAATAGCGGCCGAGCGAAGAAAAGTTGGTGATAAGACGGAAAACTCAGAAGAATGGGCGATTAATAGAACGTTGGTAGATATCGGAAGTGCTGTTGATATCCTATTTTATCGTGCGTTCAAAGAAATGGGATACAGAGATGTGGACATGACATGTCCAGCTTATAATATACATGGATTTAATAAAACAGTCAcaaaaccaaaaggagaaattacaataatactgttgggagaaGTAGAAGTGAAGACAACATTATGTGTGGCTGATATCGAATCACCATACAATATGTTGTTGGGGAGGCCATGGGTGCACGTGATAAAAGATGTAGCGTCCACACTAGATCAATGCATTAGATTCCAAATTCCAAGcggaataggtgaaattagaggagatgttaCAAGTGCGAAGATCTTCCATCAGGTAGATGTAAAAAATTATGAAGGACGTGCAAAGAAGCGAAAGGATCGCTGGAGAAAAGCAAAGGAGTTAAGGTAA